From Bradyrhizobium sp. sBnM-33:
GCCCCGACAATGCCGCCAGCGAGTGGCGGGCCACTCTCAACATTGAGACGCATCGTGATCGCAGCGGTCTGCCAGCCGCTTGCCGCTAAGCCATTGAAAAACGTGCGTTCCGCCGCTTGCTTGTCCGTGTGAAAAGGCTGCGGATCGAATTGAACCGCGAACGCCTTGATCTGGGCTTCGTCAAGCGTGTGTGTCCCGCTGGTAAAGCGCTGTCCGACATGCAGATCGTCAAGATAGAGGCGGTCTGACAGGGTCGACTCGTCCATGTTCAACCTCTTTCGTTACGGCTAGTTGCAAAGGCCCTTGTCGCACGGTGGAGAAAGCGTTCAGCCGCGCCGCCCCGCGGTTCGACCCCCGTTACTCGCGACATCCACTGCGTCACCAAGTGGTCGAAGCCGTCGTGCCAGCCTGATCCTCAGGTGAAGCGAAAGTCTGAGAGGTCAATGGTCACCAATGGCGCATCGAGAACCGGCATCAAGTTGTCGTCGCGCAGATAGGCTCGCCGCTTAGTCGGAATCTTGATGCCTTCGACGCTGACTGGATTGGAGATGTATTGGGCAGCCGGGAAGCTTCCAGCGATCTCCACCCTGTAATCGTGCCGACGGATAAGCATATCCGGTCCGAAATAGAAATCCTGCTCGGTGCTGTGGCTTGCGATTTCCGGAGGGAAGGTCGCCCTCAATCCGCGCCACGTCTCCGCACCCTCGCGCCATGGCTCAATTTCGCGGACCTTGAAGCCGTCCATTGCAAGCAGGAATGGCGCGGTCAGGTACGTCCAGAGGGCATACCCATTGAAATAGGCGCGCTGCAGCGGATCCCAAGTGGTCCTCATGTCGTGTCCCGCGAATGACGTGCGCGGATTTAGTCGCTCTGCCACGGTTCCCCTTCCCTCAGCTTCGATCGCGATACGCTCCGGAGTAAAATCTGTACGTTGTCCGGCCTTCCCGTATGGCTCAACGGAAGCCCATTCTCGATGGAGATCGACTCGCATCGTTCGCGGGCTTGGATCCTGATTGACGGATTTCAATGCCCAAAGCTCGCCACCGGTCACGATCGTTGCTGTGAGGCGACGGTGGCCTTTCCACCGATCCAGACCGCCATGTGCTTGGATGGCGTCAGCCAAAAGTTCAATCATCTTGTCCTCCCAACGCTCACGCGGGCTGTTTGAGCGATCGAATATCGATCGGCATTTTTCGCAGACGTTTGCCAGTTGCCGCGAAGATGGCGTTGCTGATGGCTGGCACGATCGCTGACGTGCCCGTCTCGCCCATACCGCCCGGTGCCTCCGAGCTTTTGACGACGTGGACCTCGATCGTAGGCGCTTCGTTCATGCGCAGGATTTGATAAGTGTCGAAGTTCGTTTGTTCGACACGGCCGTCCTTCAGCGTAATCTCGCCATAGAGCGCCGCAGTGGTGCCGAAGATGATCCCGCTCTGTATCTGCGCCTGGACCGTGTCAGGATTGACCACGGTGCCACAATCAACGGCGCACACCACGCGATGAACGCGGACGGCTCCGCCCTTTGACACCTCAACCTCGGCAATTTGTGCGAGGTAGCTGCCGAAGGCGAATTGCAACGAGACGCCGCGCCCCCTTCCTTTCGGCAGAGGCTGTCCCCAGCCTGCCCTTTCGGCGGCAAGCTCAAGCACCGCCCTGGCACGTGGCGACTTGTCAAGCAGAGCCCGCCTATAGCCGACCGCATCCTGCTTCGCCGCGGCCGCCAGTTCGTCCATAAAGCTTTCGACGACAAAAACATTGTGCGACGGACCAACGGACCGCCAGAAGGCCGTCGGTATACCGGCCGGCTCGACCCGCACATACTCGACGTGGAAATTCGGAAGGGCGTAGACGAGATCGATCGCGCCTTCGATCGAGTCCGGATCGAGCCCGTTCTTGAAAGCCGGAGGCAGATACCGCGCGATCACGGACGAGCCCGCGAAGCGATGACGCCAAGCCACCGGCTTGCCTGTTTCGTCGAGACCGGCGGTGAACCGGTCGAACCAATAGGGCCGGTACATGTCGTGCTGGATGTCTTCTTCGCGAGTCCAAACGACTTTCACGGGGCCATTCACATGTTGTGCGATCTGAACGGCACGGATCACACCGTCGACCTCGAGCCGCCGGCCAAAACCGCCGCCGATCAGATGGTTGTGTACGATCACCTTCTCGGGCGGCAGGCCGACCGTCTTTGCCGCTGCGGCTTGGACACGCGCCACCGCCTGGCTGCCAACCCAGATCTCGCACGTGTCCTTGCGAAGATGAACCGTGCAGTTCATCGGCTCCATCGTCGCGTGGGCAAGGAACGGAACCTGATAGTTTGCCTCAACTTTGCTCGCGGCGCCTGCCATCGCCTTGTCTGCATCACCGATACTCTGCGCCACAGCGCCCGCCGAAAGTGTCGCTTGCTCAAGCTCTTTCGCAATCACTTCAGTGGTGAGCCCAGCATGCGGGCCGTCGTTCCATTCGACCTTGAGCGCTGCTAGTCCTTTTTTGGCGGCTCCCATGTGGTCGGCGACAACCGCAACAGCATCGTCGAGCCGCACAATTTGACGCACGCCCGTTACGGCCCTAGCCGCCGCATCGTCCAGACTCTTCACTCGGCCCCCGAACACGGGTGACTGCGCGAGCGTCGCAAACTTCACGCCTTGCGGACTTGCGTCGATGCCGTAGACGGCCGTCCCATTGACCTTCGCCGGTGCGTCGAGGCGCTTGGTCGGCGTACCGATCAGCTTGAAAGCCCCGGGTTCCTTCAGCATGACACTGACTGGAACAGGTATCTTCGCTGCGTCGGCGGCGAGCGCACCGTATGTCAGGCGTCGCCCGGTCTCCGCGTGGATCACCTCACCGTCCTGTGCACTGCAGGCCTTCGGATCGACGCCCCAGCGCTTGGCCGCTGCGGCGATGAGCATGGTCCTTGCGGTTGCTCCCGCCTCGCGCAGCGGTTTCCATGCCCCGCGCATCGCGTTCGAATTACCGGTAAGCTGCACCCCAAGCAGCGGATTGGCGTAGAGCTTTTCGTTCGGCGGGGCATGCTCCAGGCGCACCTGGTTCAGACTGACTTCGAGCTCTTCCGCGATTAGCATAGGAATAGACGTGTATGTTCCTTGGCCCATCTCCACATAGGGCATGGTAAGCACGACCCGTCCGTCCTGCGCGATGCGAATGAAAGCGTTCGGCACGAAACTGTCGGAAGCAGCGTCACTGCGGCCGAAAGGCAAGCTCAAACTCAGCATCAAGCCGCCGCCGGTGGCCGCAGCCGTGGCCAGGAAGCCACGCCGCGAAAGGCTGGTGTCGGAAGCGCGGGGTTCGGTGCGATCCAGCGTCATGGTCAGCCTCCGCTAACGTTCGATTGCGCCGCGAGCTTGATGGCTTCGCGGATGCGGATGTAAGTGCCGCAACGACAGATATTGCCGCTCATGGCGTCATCGATGTCGGCGTCGGTCGGGCGCGGATTGCTCGCCAGCAGCGCCGCGGCTGACATGATCTGCCCGGACTGACAGTAGCCGCATTGGACGACCTCATGCTCCAGCCATGCCTTCTGAATTTTCGCGCCGACATCCGTCTTGCCCACCGCTTCAATCGTCGTGACCTGCGCGCTTCCGATACTGTCAACCGGTGTGATGCAAGACCGGGTGGCAACGCCGTCAACATGTACCGTGCAAGCGCCGCACAGCGCCGCGCCACAGCCGAATTTCGTGCCGGTCATGCCGAGTATGTCGCGCAGGACCCAGAGCAATGGCGTGTCGCTATCAACATCGGCACTACGCGTGGTTCCGTTGACTTCGATTGTGAAGCCCATGATGTCGTCTCCTTCCTGATTGCCGGATTAGCCGCACATTCCCGGCATGCTCGCGTGTTCGATCAGATTGGACTAAGTGAAATGTTTCAGCTGCCAAGCAGGCCGACGTGGTACCCAAGGCGGTTCTCCACATCACCAGATCGATGGAAGCCGCGCGCCATTAGCGCCTTGATCCTGGCCTGAGTGGCAGGACGTCCAAGGGAAGCGATGAAGGCGTCCCACTCGGGTGCGATGTCCGCGTCGGCTGGCAGGCTTGCCGCATTAACTAAGCGCTTGGTATCCGCAATCGCCTGCTTATCGAAAGACGCGATCCGCATCGCCAGCGCATCGACAAAGCTGTCGAGCTCCGCGTCAGGAAAAGAGCGGTTCACGTATCCGTAACGCTCGGCGAGATCCCCGCGAACATCATCCGCCCCAAGGAGAATCTCCAGCGCACGTCCGCGGCCAACGAGACGAGGCAATCGAGCCATCGGTCCGCCACCGGGGACTAGGCCGGCGCCGACTTCCCATTGCGACAAGATGGCCTTTTCGCGGCTGGCAAAACGCATGTCGCTCGCCAGCGCAAGCTCACTGCCGACCCCTGTCGCTCGCCCACGGATCGAGGCGATCGAGACGACCGGCGCTCGGCTAAGCCGTACCAGCATGTCAGGGAGTGCTTGCAGGCCAGTCGGTCCGGGCGGAATGCTCGTCGAATCCTCAAGGGGTGAGAGGAAATCGTAATGGGTCAGGAAGAAGCCTTCTACTGCGCTATCGAATACGACGACCTTAACATGATCGTCCGTTTCCAGAGCCGTGATGATCGCATTCAATTGCGGGATAGTCTCTGGTCCGAAGACGTTCAGTGGCGGATGGTCAAACGTGACCCGCCAATATGAGGGCAGGCGTCGCTCAAGTAAGACGCGTGGTGTCGCATTTGGCTTTTCCGGAAAGTTCATGAAGTACTCCCCCAGACCGCAGGGAAGTGAGCACACCGCTCTTTTCCCCTCAACGTCTGTCGCTTTGGCTCGGGAATATTCGCGCACAAGGCGGCAAATTGCTTGTTATGTGTTGTTAGACAATGTTAGCGCATGGACGCGAGAGTGCAGCGGAGGAGCCTCCGGCCGGCAACAAACCACATTGATCGTTTGCTGCTTCCAAACCCGGTCGGAGACGATCAGATTGAGCGTGTACGTTGTTCGCGCCAGAATAGCTCGAGCGGTAGCAGATTGAGGATAGCAGCACGAACTACGGTGCGGAAGCGCGACTTTCCTTTACTACTTTCCGAGTGCGGCCTGCGGCGGGTTCCGAAAACTGATTGCCATGCGGTTGTAGGCGTTCATCAGGCCGATCGCGATCGTGAGGTCCACGAGCTCGCGCTCCTCGAACACGGCGCGTGCGGCCTGATACGCGTCATCCGGCACGCCGGTATCGGCGACGCGCGTCACCGTCTCGGCCCACGCAAGCGCGGCGCGTTCGCGCTCGTCGAAGAGATTGCCGGCTTCCGCCCACGCCTGCACCAGCGCGAGCTTTTCGATCTTCTCTCCCTTCTTGAGCAGGTCGCGCGTGTGCATGTCGAGGCAGTAGGCGCAGTTGTTGATCTGGGAAATTCGCAGGTACACCAGCTCGACCAGCGCAGGGGGAAGGCTGCTCTGCATGACGTAGCCGTAGACGCTGCCCAGCGCTTTCACGCCTGCCGGTGCAATCTGGTTGTAATCGAGGCGCTTGCTCATTTTTTGCTCCTGAATGACGGGTCTCGCTCAACGGGGGTAGTCAGTTCTTTTTCGTCGGTATCGACGACGAAAACTGCGAGCAGCCTTGCCGGCTTGGCCTTGCTCGCATTGCGACTGACGGGATGACGTGAGCCCGGCGTCTCGTAAAAGCTTTCGCCGGCGCGGTAGACCCGCTTGGGTTCGTCATTCACCTGGGACTCGATTTCTCCCGACAAGACGTAGCCGAAGATGAAAGCCGATTTGGCATGGATGTGCGAAGGCGACGCCCCGCCCGGCGCATAGTCGACAACCAGGGCGACCAGTGACTTGCCTGGGATATTGGGTATTGTCTGCTGAAAGTGCGGCGTGACCGTTTCGCCGACGCCATGCGCGGCGGCAGGCACCGCAGTGGCGATGGCAATCGCAGCATAGGCCGCGCCGAAGATCGATCGTATTTTCATGGTGGTGTTCTCCTTTGCGCTCATGGGTGCTGTTGTACTGGCCCCGAAAAAAAGCCGCGAGACCGATCGGCTGCTCACCTGCGAACCACATCCAGTCGACGAACACCCACCGTGTATGACTGATGGGATCTCGTCTCTCCGATCCTCAAACCTTACAGCGAAGTCAGCGCGAGACCGGCTCGGCCAGCTTGATCGCTACGTCGATGTTGCCCCGTGTCGCTTTTGAGTACGGACAAATCTCGTGTGCTTCGTCGACCAGAGCTTGGGCAAGGTCGCGCTCGACGCCCCGAATGCTGACGTTGAGGCCAGCGCTTAGGAAGTCGCCGCTGGCCGCAACGTTCAGATTTACTTCTGCGTCGATCGTGATGCCGGCCGACAGGGTAATGTTCCTCCTTTGGGCGGCCAATCTGATCGCATGCTCAAAGCAGGCCGACCAGGCTGCAGCGAACAGGTGCTCCGGGTTGGTGCCGATGCGGCCTGGAGCCGCCAGCCTGATGTCCAAGTACCCGTCCGAGCTGCGCGAGACGCCATGCTTGCGGCCACCTGTGGTGTGGATTCTGGCAGTGTACACGACCTTTGAAGTCTCGCTCATGGGCCCATCCTTCGTATCTGCGTCACGCCTGGGCGACATCGATGATCGCATCGACGAAAGACTTTGGGGCCTCCTGAGGCAGGTTGTGCCCGATGCCGCCCTCGATATGGCGGTGCTCATACTTGCCGACGAATTTCTTCGCGTAAGTTTTAGGGTCCGGGTGTGGCGCGCCATTCGCGTCACTTTCCAGGGTAATGGTGGACACCGTAATGATCGGGAATTCGGCAAGCCGCTTTTCGAGGCCGGCGTATTTCGGCTCACCTTCGGCCAGACCGAGCCGCCAACGGTAGTTATGGATCACGATATCGACGTGATCGGGGTTGCCGAATGCCGCCGCGCTGCGGGCGAACGTCGTATCGTCGAAGCTCCATTTCGGAGAAGCGAGCTGCCAGATCAACTTATTGAAGTCGTTCCGGTTTGTCTCGTATCCCAGCCGTCCGCGCTCTGTGGCAAAATAGAACTGGTACCACCACTCGAGTTCGGCCTTCGGCGGCAGCGGCATCCTGCCAACGTCCTGGCTGCCGATCAGATATCCGCTAACGGCGACGAGCGCTTTGACGCGCTCCGGCCAGAGTGCGGCGACGATGCCCGCCGTTCGCGCGCCCCAGTCGAAGCCGGCGAGGACTGCCTTATCGATCTTCAGCGCATCCATGAAAGCGATGACGTCAACCGCCAGAGCCGACGGTTGGCCATTGCGGAAGGTCTCGCTGGAAAGAAAGCGCGTCGGGCCGTAACCGCGCAGATAAGGAACCAGCACGCGGTAGCCGGCCGACGCCAGCATCGGCGTCACATCGATGAAGCTGTGAATGTCGTAGGGCCAGCCATGCAGGAGAATCACCGGTGGACCATCGGGCGGGCCCGCCTCTGCGTAAGCGACATTCAGGACCCCGGCGTTGATGTGCTTCAGTGGCCCAAGCGAGGCGTTTGTACCTGGTTTGATGAGTGGTAACGTCGCTTTTCCTGCCTGTGCCTCCGCTGAAGGCACGATGCCGAACGAAGTGGCTGCCGCGATCGCGGCCGCTCCGCTCACGAAGGTTCGGCGACGCCGGTCGATGTTTTCTGGGGTTTTGGGATTGTCCATTGTCTGACTCCTAGAGGGCGAAACCGTCTTCGCTACGCCGCATCGGCGGTTCGGTATCGCGCCGCCACGGAATTGAGAGAAAGATTCGGCATGAGCGTTTGACGCGCCTCTTCGAAGGCGGTCCAATCCCCTGCGTCGGGAAGCGAGGGGATGGTGACGAGTTCGCCCTGATCGAAGCCGGCAAGCGCAGCATCGACGAGGTCGTCCGACCGCATGACGATATTGCTCGGCAGATTTTCGTGCGAGCCGCCCGCCGCGTTCCAGAAGTTGGTCGCGGTCGCACCGGGCAAGACGGCCTGGATACGCACGTTCTTGTCAACCAGCTCCTTGTGAAGCGATTGGCTCAAGGCCAGCACGAAAGCTTTCGTCCCGCCATAGACGCCATTCAGGACTTCCGGCGCGATGGCCACCACTGAGCTGATGTTGATGATCGCGCCACCCCCGCGGCCGACGAACGCCGGAGCAGCGGCATAGGCGAGCCGCGTCAGCGCCGTGACATTGAGGCCAATCATCGCCTCCATGGCGTCAACGTCGGACTGCAGAAGCGGTTCGAGCGCGCCGACGCCCGCATTGTTGACCAGCATCGTGATCCTGGTGTCGGTGGCGAGGATCGTCTCGATTCGCTTCAGATCTGCCCTGTTGTTGAGGTCGGCGGCGACAGGCTTGACCACACGTCCCGTCGCGCCGGTGATGCGCGTCGCCAGGTCGTCGAGCCGGGCTTGGTTGCGTGCGACGAGGATAAGGTCGTGGCCGCGGCGGGCCAGCCGGTCGGCATAGATCGCGCCGATTCCGGCGGAGGCTCCTGTCACGACTGCGACGCCTTTAGGGGAGGTCGACATGGCACTTTATCCTTTTGGGTTGCGCCGCTGGCGCGTGGGTTTTGTTCGGGTTTCCTGATGCTCTCGAGTTGCTCAAGACCTACCCTCGGAAAGCAGGAAACGCCCGTTATGCGTTGTGAGATGCTGTTAGCCGTTGTCCGGCGGGTCAGCCGAACGTGAAGGCGAAGACCTCCGCGCCGGAGCCGAAGAACTCGATTTCGAACTGGCGATCGGCGATTGGGCCGGGTTGCCGGATCAGCGTGTACATCCGCTGTTCGGTCACCGTGCCGTAGCCCTGCTCGTCGACGTCGACCCCACGGGCGGAGCTTGGCGGCTGTCCGTCGATCAGCACACGGAATTTTATGGGCGATCCACGCACTGCCGGACCCATGACGAGGTGAAGGTCGCGGGCGTGAAAGCGGTACGTGACGCTTCCTCCGGCTTTGTTCAGAGCGGCGGCATCCCGCTTCACCGTCCACTCGCCGGAGAGAGCCCATTCATTCAGGCTCAGCTGCGCGGGCGGTCGATACAGGCGCGGTTTGTCCCGCAATACGCCGTCTGGTGACGCAAAGTTCTCGGTGCGCTCGAACCCGACATAGTTTTCGAGAGATTTGAGATTGGCCCAGTCGGGGGCAGCCTCGTGGGCGCGGGCATCCACCGTAACCGGCTTGTCACTGACGCTAGTGGCTCCGGCCTCTCGCAGCAGCGCCTGGATGACCATCTCCGACTGCTCATAGGAGCCTTCGCCAAAAAAGGAATGGCGGACACGTCCTTGCGCATCAATCAAGTAGAGAGCCGGCCAGGCTTGGTTCTCGAATGCGCGCCAAATGGTATGATTGTTGTCGACCGCAACTGGGTAGTCGACCTTCATGTCTTCCGCGGCCCAGCGAACGTTTGCCGTGTTCGTTTCGAATTCGAACTCCGGGGCGTGAATGCCAATCACCACCAGTCCCTGGTCCTTGTATTTCTCATGCCAGGCACGGACATACGGAAGCTGACGACGCCAGTTGATGCAGGTGTAAGTCCAGAAATTGACCAGGACGACCTTTCCGCGCAGAGATTCCGAGGTCAGAGCCGGCGAATTTAGCCATTCGTTCGCGCGGTCAAGCGATGCCAGCGCATTTTGACCGGCAGACGGGCCGATAGGGAATCCGTGAAGGAACGGAACGCGCGCTCCGGTGGACGTCATCGGCTGACCTTTCATTTCGCTGACAAAGCCGGCGATCGGCGCCCCGATCGCCGCGGCAAGGATTGCTGCCACCAAGAGTTTGTTTATGTTCATCGGTAGATCACTTCAGGTTTGAACGAGATTGTCGTGGCTTCGCGACGGAGCGGTCGGGCAATTAGGGTAGCTGCTGGTTCAGGCCTCGATCGAGGTCTCACGGGCCATTGCGCACTCATCGGAATGAAGCACGCACCTCATCGATGGCCTGCTTCGGGGTCTGGAGATGAGGGTAGTGCCCGATGCCGGTAAGAAGCGTGAGTTCGGCGTTCACCCTTTCGGCGAACTCGATTCCCATTTCTTTCTTGATGTAGAGGTCTTTCTCGCCCCAAACCACCTTCACCGGAGTTTTGAGCCGGGCCAGTTGCGACTCGAAGTGATCTTGGTCCCGCGTAAAGTGCGCGTAGTAGTGGGAGAACGCGTCTGCCGTCGTCATCGAACCCTGGCTCCATCCACGGGACATGTCATCCTTGAATTCCGGCGAAACCTCGAATTGCGTTTCATTGGACAAGCCTCTTCTGAAGGCGTTTTCGAGGATATCGTCGCGATTCTTGTTCAGATTGGCGCGGGCCTGCTCCATCGAAGGCCCCGCCTTCAGGCTTTGCAGGCTTTCGTACATGTAATGGGGTCGGTTGAACGGGGCGAAGTCGCCGACGATGAGAGTCTTCGCGATATCGGGTTTTTCCAGGCCCAGGAGAAGCGCTGGCAGGGCCCCGATATCCGTTGCGTAGATCGTGAGCTTCGACGTGTCGATGCCTGCTTTTGCTATGTAGTCATTCAGAACACGCGCGTAGTCCTTGGGCGCGTAGGAGAACCTGTCGACCGTCGGCCGCGATGAAAGGCCGTAGCCCGGCCAGTCGAAAGCATGGACTTCGTAGTCATCGGCGAGGGCGAGGGAAATGTTCTTCCAGGCGTACAGGGTCTCCGGAAACCCGTGCAGAAAGAGAACGGTTCCTTTCGGTCGCGGATTGTACACAACCATTCTTCTGAGCGTGATGTCCTTGTCGATTTCGAAGAAGCCGATATCGGCTTTCCTTTCTTGCTCGGAGGGAGCTTGGGCGTGTCCCGGCGCGGCAGAACTGCAGAGCATTGCAATGCCTGCGAACAAGTTCCGGAATAATGGCTTTGGCATGTCAGTTGCCCTCCCTGTATGACCGGATCACTTAACGAGACGATCGACTTGCGCTTGCAGTCGCGGGCCGAGCAGCAGGGTCGCGGGAATGACAATAACGTACCCAATAGCCCAGGAACGCAGCCATGCGAGGGCCAATTCGTTCGAGAAGCCCAGATTGAGGGCGAGAAGGACGAAGGAAATGATTCCGGTCGTCACGACGCCCATCGAAAGTGAGAAAGCGATTTTCCGTTTCAGCTGCGTGTTCATGGATAGTCTCCTTGGTTCGGATGTCGTCTGCGTCGCGGGTTCAATGTCTTCGCCGCGCTTTCCTTTTGCTCTCGCGGTCAATACGGCGGCGCCTTGCGCTGTCGCTGCGCCTTGGCCGCTTCCACCCACCACGTAAGGTCGTCGGCAAAACGGGGGAACGCCTGCTTAAGCGCCTGACCGTTTTCCCCAACAGGTTGGCCTTCGACCGACAAGGTCTGTCCGATCGGACCAACACCAATAGTGCTGGAAACCACCACCATTCCCATCTCGGAGAGTGTACCGTGCCAGGCGGTTGCCGCGCGCGCACCGGACAAACGACCGGCGGAATAGCTGACGATCGCTGCGGGCCGCCAGAACCATTCCTCCAGGAAATGATCCGTGAGGTTCTTCAGCCCGGGCTGGACGCCCCAATTGTACTCGCCAGTGATGAACACGAACCCGTCGGCGTCGCGGATCTTGCCGGCGAGCTGCTCAAGGCGTTCGGGAGCTTCGCCCTTCGGATATTCCTTGTACATTCGATCAAGTATCGGGAGATCGATCGCCTTGGCGTCGATCAACTCGACGTCATCGCCCCGGCGTCGCAACTGCTCGATCACAAATTGAGCGAGCCGAATCCCCATCCGATCCGAACGATAGGAGCCGTAAAAGACGAGAATGCGATTGCGCACGGCAAACCTCCGTTGGTGAAGTTTGAGCTGCTGCTATTGCGGCAGGTCCTTGCCGGCCTGCTCTGCAATCAGGTACTCGGCGTACCATTCAGGCCAGTTCTCATCGTGCCGTCCCCCGAGGCGCTTCTCGTACTGGCCGTGTGCTTCTGCCGCCCGCCGGAGAGCGGCCGCCAGATCGGCTCCCGAAGAAAACTTCGTTTGGCTCGCGTCTACGCGTCCGGGAAAGCGCGCGGTGACCTCCTGCAGTAGCCAGGAGTTGCCGTCCGGGTCGCTGAACGGGGCGTACGAGAAGTAGCTGCGGCGCTCCGGATCCGGGCCGGGCATCGGCGGATGTCCGGGAGCGGCAATGTGGAAGATTTCGCCCACATCGACGCCGCGCCCGACGAACTCGGCGCGCGCCGCCTCGATATCTGATACCACGAGGAACAACCCTTGTGCCGTGCCGGGTGCGGCTGATGTGACGCCCATCCCGAAGTGGATCGAAGTCGGCGAGCCTGGAGGCGTGAATTGCACGCCCCGAAAATGGTTACCGTCGATAAAGTCGGCGTCGAGTCTCCAGCCCAGGCGGCTGTAAAACTGCTTGGCGCGATCAACGTCCGAGACGGGAATCGCGACAACCTCGAGTTTGAGGTCAATGCCCCTCGCCCTCGAAGGATCGATTTCAGAGTTGTTGCGTACTTGGATGTTCATTTTCAGCTCCTGTGGTTCGTGTGACTTGAGATGGTGACGAGTTTCACTTGCCCAGCGCGGAGAGCGGCCTGCCTTTTTCGACGATGTACGTGGCGAGCTCCGCGGCATTGCCGCTGCCGACATTCTTCACCGCGTGATGCGTTCCGTATGGGATGAGCAGCACATCGCCGGCCTTGAGCGTCGCCGGCGGTCTGCCGTCGAGCTGATATTCGAGCACGCCTTCGATGATATAGACGAGCTCTTCACCTGGATGGCTATGCCTGACGGCGACCACGCCCGGGGGGAAATCGACGCGCACCTGAACGACCTCGCGTCCAGGGATGCTCAGATCTTCCTTCATGAGATTTGTGCGCTTAATATCGCCCAGACGCACTTCTTGAGATTGCGCTGCGTGCGGAGCCAGACTGACAGTGGCGATCAGCGCCGCGATGACGGCCATCATTCGAGTCGATTTCATGTAAATCTCCGTTTCGATGTGTGTGTGTGTGTGTGAGAACCGGTTTCGGTCAGGGTTGTCGGAGCGGCCGGAACGCTGCGCGGATCTCCTGGGAGAAGAGCTCAGGCTGCTCCCACGCAGCGAAGTGGCCGCCTTTGTCGACCTCGTTGAAGTAAATGAGGTTGCGATAGGCGCGACGAGCCCACGTCTCCGGGGCGCGATAGACCTCTTCCGGAAACACGGTGATGGCGACCGGGAGCGATATCTCGCTGGTCTTCTGGGCGGTCGCGAGAACGACACTTTGGCCGGCGGTTTCCCAGTAGATGCGCGCTGCCGATGTCGCTGTATTGGTCAGCCAGTACAGCGTGATGTCGTCTAGAACATCATCTCGGTGAAGCCTGCGCGCGGGCTCGCCGTTGTTATAGTCAAAGATCCAGGCCGCAAGCCCAATCGGAGAGTCGGCCAGGGCGTAGCCGATTGTCTGCGGCCGCGTGCCCATCACCACGCCATAGGCACGGTACTTCTTGAAGAACGTGTTGAGCGAGTCGAATGCTGCGCGTTCCTTGTCAGAGAGCCCCGCAGGCGCGGGACCGCCGGTGGCGAGCACCGTGACCACGTCGGAGGGTACCGTCGCCGGGAGGTTGATATGGATGCCGAGCAATCCGGGAACCGCTTGGCGGGCCATCGAGCTCGAGACGGGTGAACCCCAGTCGCCGCCCTGGGCGACGTAGCGGGAGTAGCCAAGACGCTTCATCAATTCCGCCCAGGCGCGAGCGATGCGATCGGGATTCCAGCCCTTATCCTTTGGCCGGCCGGAAAAGCCGTAACCGGGCATCGATGGAATCACGAGATGGAAGGCGTCCAATGCGTTTCCGCCATGCGCCGTGGGATTGGTGAGAGGATCGATGATCTTCAGCTGTTCGATGATCGAGCCCGGCCA
This genomic window contains:
- a CDS encoding Ohr family peroxiredoxin; this translates as MSETSKVVYTARIHTTGGRKHGVSRSSDGYLDIRLAAPGRIGTNPEHLFAAAWSACFEHAIRLAAQRRNITLSAGITIDAEVNLNVAASGDFLSAGLNVSIRGVERDLAQALVDEAHEICPYSKATRGNIDVAIKLAEPVSR
- a CDS encoding cupin domain-containing protein is translated as MKIRSIFGAAYAAIAIATAVPAAAHGVGETVTPHFQQTIPNIPGKSLVALVVDYAPGGASPSHIHAKSAFIFGYVLSGEIESQVNDEPKRVYRAGESFYETPGSRHPVSRNASKAKPARLLAVFVVDTDEKELTTPVERDPSFRSKK
- a CDS encoding (2Fe-2S)-binding protein, yielding MGFTIEVNGTTRSADVDSDTPLLWVLRDILGMTGTKFGCGAALCGACTVHVDGVATRSCITPVDSIGSAQVTTIEAVGKTDVGAKIQKAWLEHEVVQCGYCQSGQIMSAAALLASNPRPTDADIDDAMSGNICRCGTYIRIREAIKLAAQSNVSGG
- a CDS encoding xanthine dehydrogenase family protein molybdopterin-binding subunit, which gives rise to MTLDRTEPRASDTSLSRRGFLATAAATGGGLMLSLSLPFGRSDAASDSFVPNAFIRIAQDGRVVLTMPYVEMGQGTYTSIPMLIAEELEVSLNQVRLEHAPPNEKLYANPLLGVQLTGNSNAMRGAWKPLREAGATARTMLIAAAAKRWGVDPKACSAQDGEVIHAETGRRLTYGALAADAAKIPVPVSVMLKEPGAFKLIGTPTKRLDAPAKVNGTAVYGIDASPQGVKFATLAQSPVFGGRVKSLDDAAARAVTGVRQIVRLDDAVAVVADHMGAAKKGLAALKVEWNDGPHAGLTTEVIAKELEQATLSAGAVAQSIGDADKAMAGAASKVEANYQVPFLAHATMEPMNCTVHLRKDTCEIWVGSQAVARVQAAAAKTVGLPPEKVIVHNHLIGGGFGRRLEVDGVIRAVQIAQHVNGPVKVVWTREEDIQHDMYRPYWFDRFTAGLDETGKPVAWRHRFAGSSVIARYLPPAFKNGLDPDSIEGAIDLVYALPNFHVEYVRVEPAGIPTAFWRSVGPSHNVFVVESFMDELAAAAKQDAVGYRRALLDKSPRARAVLELAAERAGWGQPLPKGRGRGVSLQFAFGSYLAQIAEVEVSKGGAVRVHRVVCAVDCGTVVNPDTVQAQIQSGIIFGTTAALYGEITLKDGRVEQTNFDTYQILRMNEAPTIEVHVVKSSEAPGGMGETGTSAIVPAISNAIFAATGKRLRKMPIDIRSLKQPA
- a CDS encoding enoyl-CoA hydratase/isomerase family protein, encoding MNFPEKPNATPRVLLERRLPSYWRVTFDHPPLNVFGPETIPQLNAIITALETDDHVKVVVFDSAVEGFFLTHYDFLSPLEDSTSIPPGPTGLQALPDMLVRLSRAPVVSIASIRGRATGVGSELALASDMRFASREKAILSQWEVGAGLVPGGGPMARLPRLVGRGRALEILLGADDVRGDLAERYGYVNRSFPDAELDSFVDALAMRIASFDKQAIADTKRLVNAASLPADADIAPEWDAFIASLGRPATQARIKALMARGFHRSGDVENRLGYHVGLLGS
- a CDS encoding carboxymuconolactone decarboxylase family protein is translated as MSKRLDYNQIAPAGVKALGSVYGYVMQSSLPPALVELVYLRISQINNCAYCLDMHTRDLLKKGEKIEKLALVQAWAEAGNLFDERERAALAWAETVTRVADTGVPDDAYQAARAVFEERELVDLTIAIGLMNAYNRMAISFRNPPQAALGK
- a CDS encoding alpha/beta fold hydrolase — its product is MDNPKTPENIDRRRRTFVSGAAAIAAATSFGIVPSAEAQAGKATLPLIKPGTNASLGPLKHINAGVLNVAYAEAGPPDGPPVILLHGWPYDIHSFIDVTPMLASAGYRVLVPYLRGYGPTRFLSSETFRNGQPSALAVDVIAFMDALKIDKAVLAGFDWGARTAGIVAALWPERVKALVAVSGYLIGSQDVGRMPLPPKAELEWWYQFYFATERGRLGYETNRNDFNKLIWQLASPKWSFDDTTFARSAAAFGNPDHVDIVIHNYRWRLGLAEGEPKYAGLEKRLAEFPIITVSTITLESDANGAPHPDPKTYAKKFVGKYEHRHIEGGIGHNLPQEAPKSFVDAIIDVAQA